Proteins encoded by one window of Lathyrus oleraceus cultivar Zhongwan6 chromosome 1, CAAS_Psat_ZW6_1.0, whole genome shotgun sequence:
- the LOC127102488 gene encoding uncharacterized protein LOC127102488, which yields MKRMREPSEKSKTAKKAKLGESSGSRPPVPLVGSPAQLQSRALASQKPSHPEPEPEVTSPPPEHPNPTTFELQPSKPTHSEPHPSEPTHYEPQPSEPTHSDIPPPITSAEPTTPTLNLNAPISPSSPSPTSSTEPKTTLLTLEEAIKDAGIRLQECLAREAEEQARKEAEEIAHQEELQRIRESEEKAIAAAAAEAEAKAKADTEEAARIAEEDAAKAKADELTQGEHSNSGFVPLVLKNLEELQKEQQIVRAKLDQQDSINVNIQNMLSQLLQRIPPPLNP from the exons atgaagaggatgcgagagccCTCTGAGAAGTCCAAGACGGCGAAGAAAGCTAAGTTGGGAGAATCCTCTGGATCAAGACCCCCAGTTCCTCTGGTTGGCTCTCCAG CTCAGCTCCAATcccgtgctctggcctctcaaaAGCCATCACAtcctgaacctgaacctgaagtcacttccCCACCACCGGAACATCCAAATCCAACCACATTTGAACTACAACCATCTAAACCAACCCACTCTGAACCACATCCATCTGAACCAACCCACTATGAACCACAACCATCTGAACCAACCCACTCTGACATACCACCACCCATCACTTCTGCTGAACCAACAACTCCCACACTTAATCTAAATGCCCCCATCTCACCTTCCTCACCCTCCCCAACCTCTTCCACTGAACCAAAAACTACCCTTCTTACCCTTGAAGAAGCAATTAA agacgctggGATCAGACTCCAAGAGTgcctagccagagaagctgaggaacaggcaaggaaggaagctgaagagatAGCGCATCAAGAAGAACTTCAGAGAATCAGAGAATCTGAAGAAAAGGCTattgctgctgctgctgctgagGCTGAGGCAAAAGCTAAAGCCGACACTGAAGAAGCAGCTCGCATTGCTGAAGAAGATGCTGCCAAAGCCAAAGCTGATGAATTGACTCAGGGGGAGCACTCCAACTCTGGGTTCGTCCCTCTGGTCTTGAAGAATCTCGAAGAActgcagaaagaacaacagaTAGTTCGAGCCAAACTGGATCAACAAGACTCTATCAACGTtaacattcagaacatgctgtCCCAGCTGCTCCAAAGGATTCCCCCGCCTCtaaacccttag